Genomic DNA from Desulfosporosinus sp. Sb-LF:
TATGCCAACCAAGGATAATTTGTATTTGTTTTCCACTCCATCCATATCCTGATCTGAAATAGCCTTCGCAGTATGTAGTTCTTGCATCCGTTGATAGGTCTTAGTCGCTAATTCCGAATCCGTTTTTGCCTTCCCAACGCCTACTTCAGCCTTTTGAATTGTGGCTGAGGTCGTTCTATCAGTGGCTTCTCGCGCAGCAGTTGCTTTAACTATGTCCCCTTGAGTAGCTTTTACCGCAGCCAGAACCTGTTCTTCCTTAGCTTTAAGATCGCTATCATCAATCTTAGCCATTATTTCCCCGGCCTTAACCTGTTGACCCTCCTTAACAATCAATTTGACGACTCGTCCTGGAATTTTCGTATTAATACTTACCTCTTGTGCTTCCACATTTCCCGTAAGATCTGTCTTAATTTCTTCACCATTCGCCATCGCAGTACTTGTCGGCAGAACATAATTACAACCGGTGAGCAGTGTTATCAGGATCATTGGAGCGACTAACCTCGTTATGTTTCGTAGATAGTTCAATTTTATTCCTCCCCATGTTTGATAATGCCGTTACAAATAAGATCCACAATGTGCTTGAAGCGTTCTTCAAGCATAGCGGGGGACAACAAATCCTCTAACCAGTAAGTCTTAAGTGTCTCCCTACGCGAAAAATAACCTAAGCATACTGCATTAATACTCACCAGAAGATGACGTATATCTAGATTATCACGCAAAACACCCGTGCGTTGGCCCTCCGTCAAGATTCCCCGGAGCATAGGCTCCGCGAGATCTAGAAATTGCGGAAGAACTTTGTTAGAATATTTTTGATCATTTAAGGCCTCCCAACTTACGAGACGTACAAACTCGTCATGCTCAGCTAAGAAGTAAAAGTATTCTCGAACCACTTGCATGATTACTTTTTGAGGGTTCGTTCCTGGCTGAATAACGCATGTTCCTATCGTGTAAAGTTTGTTATAGTTATGACGAAGCACTTCTAAATATAGATTTTCTTTACTCTCAAAGTAATGATAGATCATTCGCTTGTTAATGTGTGCAGCACTAGCTATCTCATCCACTCTCGAACCGTCGAGTCCTTTTTTTGCGAAAATTGATGTCGCCGCCATGAGAATTCGTAATTTGCTGTCCTCAGAGCGAGAGAGTTCGCGGTCCCTTTCGGGATCACTTAAATGTGTTGATTTGCCTTTCACCACTTCTTCACCCCTTTACTACAACTGAATAAGTTGTATATTATTTGTAGAAATTTTTCCACGAAGTCTTTTACCAAGTAAGTAACTAGTTAGTTACTTACTTGGTAAAAGAAAAGAGAGTTTTAACCCTCTTAATCCCTTAATCTCTAAGTATCTTACTGAGAATACTATCACACCTTTTAGTAGTAGCAACTATATACGGTGTATGCCTTCCTTACGTTTTCCTACGCGTTTTTAAGTTATCGCTCGTGGAAGGTCCAATTCACAGAAAGATGTTTGAACGGTTATTCATTACGGTTTCTAATATACTTTCTTTTATCTAAGTTGTCAATTGTTTTTTTGAATCTTTCAACAATAGGCATTGCTTTTGTACCATTTTGATTACCCGCTATTAGCTTAATTGGTGACAGTAATCTTAATGGTTTTTACTAATCCATTAGTCGAAATACCACTAAGTGTAATCGTATCATTAACATGTGGAGCTACAGCGATCCTATTAGTACTCGGATCTAATTTAAAGGTGCTAGTACCGTCGAGATTGGTTCCTGTAGATGTAACTTCTACGATTTGAGCTAAAGGAGCAGCTTTCGTACCATACTGATCTACTGTTAAGAAATATAGTACTCCTCGGCCTACACTACTTCCAGCTACATCCATTCTTGCCATAATTGTACCAGGTTGCAGATACCGAACGCTAACGTTAGCTTGATCGCCTGCATCATTTAGTGTAACACCCGGCATGAAGGTACCTACAGCAGCAACAATAGCCAGAGCTTTTGGTACTTCAGTTGAAGATTTAATAGGTGTCGTTAATGCATGTACTAAACCATCAGCACCCCGAAACGTTACATTTAAGGTAGTGCTTGATGTTGTCATATTATTTGCTAACGTTTTTGCAGCAACATATACACTCTGATAATCAACTCCGGAAGCAGGAATAACATCGTAAGTTCCATCAGATTTAACTGTACTAGCAATAAAGTCTGAACTATCAATATTTGCTCCGATTATTGGAGTTCCTGCTAATATTACTTTTGATCCACTTCCTGTTTTACCATAAACGTATGGATTACCAGCAAAAGCAGTGGTTCTTTTAGTTATTGCTCCAGAAGTAGTAACATCAGCGTATATAGGTTTTGCTACTGTATCCATTGAGTAATCTTTAATATCAGTATTTTTAAGAATTGAGAATGTCACTGATTTCGAATCAATCACGGTATATGGGTGAGCGTCAGTGCCATCATGTATAACACCATTCACAGTACCCTCAAGTGTATTAACCAATCTGAACGTAACTGTTCCCGTCCCTCCTAGGGCTTCTAAGCCATCTTTTGCTGTAATCTTAATACCATTTGCGCCAAATGCTATAGGTTCTTTAGTTACCGTATCCTTTTTATCTTTATCAGTTCCACTTACTGCAATAGCGCCAGAAGTAGTTGCTAGAATTTCATAATTATAAGCTGGGGCACTTCCAACAGCAATACCCTTAGCTTTGCCTACCATGTCGAAAACTCTTCCATATTGATCTTTAACTTGGAAACCACCATAGTTGTATCCAAAGTCTACGCTTTGATTTGAAGCACTTTGCATGTTACTTAACAATATCTTGGAGTCTAAATATAACGTGTCAGCTTTGGCATACTTCTGAATGTTTATAGTTAGGGTGCTGTATTTGCCAGTTGTTGTCGTTGCTGTTATAACTTGTTGTCCGTCTGTTGCAAATCCATTTCCGTCTTGACCAGCTAATAAACTAGCAGTTCCATCAGTATTTTCAAAAAGCTTCGCGTTACTTATAGTAAGATTGTTAGTTTTTAAATCAACATATTTTGTTAGTGCCACTCCATTTTGATCTAATGCCGTGAATGGAATTGCTTTTCCTTCATTAACAGCAATACTATTCGATGGAGACATTAAGGTAAATGTATTTACTGATGATGCTTTCTTTAAGGTTGTATTGATTGATGAAGTT
This window encodes:
- a CDS encoding efflux RND transporter periplasmic adaptor subunit; this encodes MNYLRNITRLVAPMILITLLTGCNYVLPTSTAMANGEEIKTDLTGNVEAQEVSINTKIPGRVVKLIVKEGQQVKAGEIMAKIDDSDLKAKEEQVLAAVKATQGDIVKATAAREATDRTTSATIQKAEVGVGKAKTDSELATKTYQRMQELHTAKAISDQDMDGVENKYKLSLVGIEAATADLEMAQATRTQLNVYEADIQRAQAAKEAAEGQLKEIQNNVAETQIKAPCDGTVTSLNVKEGEMVSQGLPLLSVTNYLDNWVNVKVSESMLARLKLDQEVSIYISSQKDKKLIGKIVDISRKPEFATSRATNDRGEKDIVSYNIKIQVNSPDLRPGMEVSVKFN
- a CDS encoding TetR/AcrR family transcriptional regulator — its product is MKGKSTHLSDPERDRELSRSEDSKLRILMAATSIFAKKGLDGSRVDEIASAAHINKRMIYHYFESKENLYLEVLRHNYNKLYTIGTCVIQPGTNPQKVIMQVVREYFYFLAEHDEFVRLVSWEALNDQKYSNKVLPQFLDLAEPMLRGILTEGQRTGVLRDNLDIRHLLVSINAVCLGYFSRRETLKTYWLEDLLSPAMLEERFKHIVDLICNGIIKHGEE